DNA sequence from the Desulfatiglans anilini DSM 4660 genome:
GCCAGGCGTCCATACCCACAAGATAGCGCGGTTTCGGACGTCTGGACTCAACGGCCCGCAGCACGACCTGCGCCACATTCTCCGGAGGCATGGCCTTTTCGCGCAGATGGGACATAAGGGCCCAAACGTTCTGCATCCTGCTCGAATAGCGCTCTTTGGCCTCCCTGGGAAGGCCTTCCTCCCAGCGTTCGGCCTCCTTCATGGACTTATCCCAAACACCCGTCTCAACGGCCCCGGGTTCTATGAGGGAAACCTGAACTCCCGAGGCATCGACTTCACGTCGAAGGGCATCCGTCGCAGCCTCCAAGGCAAACTTGGAAGCTGCGTAGGGGCCGAGAAGAGGCGGTGCCAGAAAACCGCTCGGCGATCCGATATTCACGATGCGACCACCTGTCCGGCGCAGCATCGGCAAGAAGACCTGGATGATCGCGATCTGTCCCAACACATTGACCTCCAGGATCCGCCTCAAATGCTGCAGCGGCAGGTATTCGAGCGGCCCACCCAGTACGATTCCGGCATTATTCACCACCGCCCTGATTCCGTGCGGATGCCCGGCGGACTTTTCCACCAGCCTTGCCACGCGCTCGATGTGGTCTCGGCACGTAACATCCAAAAGAATCGGTTCGACCGAACCTTTCGTCTCTCTCCCAAGACGCACCTCCGCTTCCCGGGTTCTAACCCCGGCATAAACCGGATAGCCCTTCCCGCTAAAAAGCAAGGCGCACGCTTTGCCAATGCCGCTGGATGCGCCGGTTATCAGAACGGCCCCTTTCGTGCGGTCAGACACCTTGTTCCTCTTTTTCCGATCTTCTGACGGCCTTGTGGACATCCGCAAAGGGGGCGACACAATGCATCCCCCCGTCCACTTTCAAAATCGTTCCGGTAACCCCGCTCGACAGTTCCGAGGCCAAATAGACCGCGGTTCCGCCGATGTCCTCGAGCGTAATGGCGCGCAGGAGCGGCGACCTTATCTCATAGCGATGCAGGGCTGCGGCAAAATCCTCGACGACCACCGCCGAAGGCGTGGCAATGGGGCCAGGCGATAGGGCGTTGACGCGGATTTTTTCGGGACCCAGTTCATACGCCAGATAGAGAACACTTATCTCCAAAGCGGCCTTGGCCACAGCCATCACATTGTAGCCGGGTGCCACCACCTCTCCGCCTGCATAGGTCAGGGTCATGATAGACCCGCCCCCGGAGGCTTTCATCAATGGGAAGGCTTGGCGGGTCATCGACACAAAGGAGTAGGCGCTGACATCGATGGCGGTGTGCCAGCCTTCACGCCTCAACTGAAGGAACGCTTCACCCAGATCGGCAAAATCAGCATAGGCCAGCGAGTGAACCAGGATATCGAGTCTTCCCTGATAAAGCTCACCAACCCTGGTAAAAAGCTCCTCGACCTCTTCCTCGTTTCGGACGTCGCACGGAAGAATCCCCTCCGCCTGCACGAGCGGACCAAGCTTCCTGACTCTTCGCAGGTTCCCCTCGAGGCACGTCAGTGCAATCCTTGCCCCCTGCCGATGCAAAGCCTCCGCAATCCCCCATGCAATACTGGTGCGGTTGGTAACCCCAGACACAAGGGCACGCTTGCCATCCAATAAACCCATTCAGTGGTCTCCCCTTTCTCCATGCCGTTTTTCATTGCACCATCAATGCAAACCCCTGGTGAACATCCCGGGTGGTGCAGATCACTGACGGGCTTTCCTGCCCGAAGGGTGACCCCGTAAACTCGGCAGCCGATCCTCTGGAAACGGCTATTCCCGGAAACCCGCGGGCACCGGCATTCCGTCCAGATACACCCCCCCGGCATGATCGAAGCTGAACCGCCCACGGGCAATCAACTCGATGGTGCGAGGGAAAATCCTCCAATCACCGATCTCTTTCAACCGCTCCTGATGCGCTTTTGCGACTCGACCGAGCAAAGCAGGATCTTTTCTGAGGACCTCCAGAGGTACAGGCAGTTCCACCGGCAACGGATCCGAAACCATGAGAAGCGGCCCACTGTCCACCCCTTGATCAGTCCACAGGGTGGACGCCCTCAGATGCGTCTCACCTCCCAGGATGGCATCACGAACGGCATCGTCTCCTACATACTTCCGGCAACCCTCACCGTCCAAAATGGAAAGGTCCGCTGGATGGACATTGACACATCCGCTTAAGGTGATAAAGCTCATGTAGCCTCCAAGCGCGATCAAATCGACCTCAAAGGCGGTCACGAGTCTTCTTGCCACCTGATCATAGGCCTGTCTCAGGGCCAGCCCTTCCGAGGTCCGGACGGTGCGGCGCCCTCCCCTCGAGGAATAGTAGGCACGAATATCGTAGCTCACATAGGGTAACGCATGCTCCCGGGCAATTTTCTCCCCCGCTGCAGACCCGTCGGAACGATCACTGAAAACAAAGACTACATGGTAAGGCGAACTTCCCTCTTTTTCGTGCAGTCGCTTTTCGTACTCGAGAAGGCGGCGTATGTTCGTCCCCGAACC
Encoded proteins:
- a CDS encoding SDR family oxidoreductase; the protein is MSDRTKGAVLITGASSGIGKACALLFSGKGYPVYAGVRTREAEVRLGRETKGSVEPILLDVTCRDHIERVARLVEKSAGHPHGIRAVVNNAGIVLGGPLEYLPLQHLRRILEVNVLGQIAIIQVFLPMLRRTGGRIVNIGSPSGFLAPPLLGPYAASKFALEAATDALRREVDASGVQVSLIEPGAVETGVWDKSMKEAERWEEGLPREAKERYSSRMQNVWALMSHLREKAMPPENVAQVVLRAVESRRPKPRYLVGMDAWLQCLLARFCPVFLTDRLLDGWMFSRSWK
- a CDS encoding enoyl-ACP reductase FabI yields the protein MGLLDGKRALVSGVTNRTSIAWGIAEALHRQGARIALTCLEGNLRRVRKLGPLVQAEGILPCDVRNEEEVEELFTRVGELYQGRLDILVHSLAYADFADLGEAFLQLRREGWHTAIDVSAYSFVSMTRQAFPLMKASGGGSIMTLTYAGGEVVAPGYNVMAVAKAALEISVLYLAYELGPEKIRVNALSPGPIATPSAVVVEDFAAALHRYEIRSPLLRAITLEDIGGTAVYLASELSSGVTGTILKVDGGMHCVAPFADVHKAVRRSEKEEQGV
- a CDS encoding formyltransferase family protein, yielding MVLTPIFDPGKAGRPMGVAAFMSGSGTNIRRLLEYEKRLHEKEGSSPYHVVFVFSDRSDGSAAGEKIAREHALPYVSYDIRAYYSSRGGRRTVRTSEGLALRQAYDQVARRLVTAFEVDLIALGGYMSFITLSGCVNVHPADLSILDGEGCRKYVGDDAVRDAILGGETHLRASTLWTDQGVDSGPLLMVSDPLPVELPVPLEVLRKDPALLGRVAKAHQERLKEIGDWRIFPRTIELIARGRFSFDHAGGVYLDGMPVPAGFRE